The Numida meleagris isolate 19003 breed g44 Domestic line chromosome 7, NumMel1.0, whole genome shotgun sequence genome contains a region encoding:
- the CRIP2 gene encoding cysteine-rich protein 2 codes for MASKCPKCDKTVYFAEKVSSLGKDWHKFCLKCERCNKTLTPGGHAEHDGKPFCHKPCYATLFGPKGVNIGGAGSYIYEKPQIEGQSAPGPIEHPARVEERKVNAAPPKGPSKASSVTTFTGEPNMCPRCGKRVYFAEKVTSLGKDWHRPCLRCERCSKTLTPGGHAEHDGQPYCHKPCYGILFGPKGVNTGAVGSYIYDKDPEAKNQP; via the exons ATGGCATCCAAGTGCCCCAAGTGCGACAAGACCGTGTATTTCG CCGAGAAGGTCTCCTCCCTGGGCAAGGACTGGCACAAGTTCTGCTTGAAGTGCGAGCGCTGCAACAAGACCCTGACCCCAGGCGGGCATGCCGAG CATGATGGGAAGCCCTTCTGCCACAAGCCCTGCTACGCGACGCTCTTCGGCCCCAAAG GGGTGAACATTGGCGGCGCCGGGTCCTACATCTACGAGAAGCCGCAGATTGAGGGGCAGAGTGCGCCGGGGCCCATTGAGCACCCGGCCAgggtggaggagaggaaggtgaACGCTGCGCCGCCCAAGGGACCCAGCAAAG CCTCCAGCGTCACCACCTTCACCGGGGAGCCCAACATGTGCCCACGCTGCGGCAAGAGGGTCTACTTTG CCGAGAAGGTGACCTCGCTGGGGAAGGACTGGCACCGGCCCTGCCTACGTTGCGAGCGCTGCAGCAAGACGCTGACCCCCGGGGGCCACGCCGAG CACGACGGGCAGCCCTACTGCCACAAGCCCTGCTACGGGATTCTTTTCGGGCCGAAGG GCGTCAACACCGGAGCCGTGGGCAGCTACATCTACGACAAAGACCCTGAGGCGAAGAACCAGCCCTAG